In Alicyclobacillus macrosporangiidus CPP55, a single window of DNA contains:
- a CDS encoding carbohydrate ABC transporter permease: MRGAGRVALQFVGLVVAVFWCIPLFWTLLTAFKSPDDPDALTSLFAGLQPSLQNFAMAWQSASFASYYLNTIVIVVGILVVQCVFITLAGFAFARFEFRGKNILFTLFLLQLMVPASALIGPNYTTVRSLGLLDTKVAVMLPYVASAMGTFWMRQTFRQVPRELEEAAVMDGARWWQVLWHVYLPAARPALSAFALVSLSIHWNDFLWPLVVTNTPKSQPLTVGLSLLTQMGETGAQWSMIAAGTWIVILPLLVLFLIFQRQFVNSFLQSGLK; the protein is encoded by the coding sequence ATGCGGGGAGCCGGCCGAGTGGCTCTGCAGTTCGTCGGCCTGGTGGTGGCGGTCTTCTGGTGCATTCCTCTGTTTTGGACGTTACTCACGGCCTTCAAGTCGCCCGACGACCCGGACGCCCTGACGTCCCTGTTCGCGGGCCTGCAGCCCTCGCTGCAAAATTTCGCCATGGCCTGGCAGAGCGCGTCGTTCGCTTCGTACTACTTGAATACCATTGTGATCGTCGTCGGCATCCTGGTGGTCCAATGCGTGTTCATCACCCTGGCCGGGTTCGCCTTCGCCCGGTTCGAGTTTCGCGGAAAAAACATTCTGTTCACGCTGTTTCTCCTGCAGCTGATGGTGCCGGCGAGCGCCCTCATTGGTCCCAACTACACGACCGTCCGGTCGCTTGGACTCCTCGACACCAAGGTGGCCGTGATGCTCCCGTATGTCGCCTCGGCGATGGGCACGTTCTGGATGCGGCAGACATTCCGCCAGGTCCCGCGGGAGCTCGAGGAGGCGGCGGTGATGGATGGTGCCCGTTGGTGGCAGGTCCTGTGGCACGTGTACCTGCCGGCGGCCCGGCCGGCTCTGTCGGCGTTCGCGCTGGTCTCGCTCAGCATCCACTGGAACGACTTTCTCTGGCCGCTGGTGGTCACCAACACGCCGAAATCCCAGCCTCTCACCGTAGGCTTGTCCTTGTTGACGCAGATGGGCGAGACGGGGGCGCAGTGGTCGATGATCGCGGCTGGCACTTGGATTGTGATCCTGCCGCTGTTGGTGCTGTTCCTGATCTTCCAGCGCCAGTTCGTCAACAGTTTCCTGCAGTCCGGCCTCAAGTGA
- a CDS encoding ABC transporter substrate-binding protein: MGIKRATWRAVALSAATVVALAGCGGGATAPANQAGNTAGGGGTQGGGTVTNLTFDFPVAVSGPIAQKVQALVQAFNDSHPNIKVTANFTGDYTSTMTKVQTAFKAGSPPDVAVLLSTDLFTLKDMGAIVPVDDLASQAGATDWLQSFYPAFMKNSQADGKTWSIPFQRSTLVLYYNKDLFQKAGISQPPQTWDELVADAQKLTKPDGSQWGLEIPTSGLTYWEFQPFAIENGKNVVGDAANKVYFDDPKVVEALQFFVDLPNKYKVEPKGLINWATAPTDFTTGKAAMIYHSSGSLANILQQAKFNVGVAFLPKKEQFGTPTGGGNLYIFKTTPEKEKAALTFAQWLTSPDNAAKWSMETGYIAVTPKAYDTQAMKDYLAKTPQGAVARDQLQYADKELATHEGQQVQQILSTACQEALTGKKTPEQALKDAQQKADQLLSKYSS; this comes from the coding sequence GTGGGAATCAAACGGGCAACATGGCGTGCGGTAGCGCTGTCGGCCGCAACGGTGGTCGCGCTCGCCGGCTGCGGCGGTGGCGCAACGGCACCGGCCAATCAGGCGGGAAACACCGCAGGGGGCGGTGGAACGCAGGGGGGCGGTACGGTAACAAATCTGACCTTCGACTTCCCGGTCGCGGTCTCCGGGCCCATCGCGCAGAAGGTCCAGGCGCTGGTGCAGGCGTTCAACGACTCGCATCCGAATATCAAGGTTACGGCCAACTTCACCGGGGATTACACCAGCACGATGACGAAGGTCCAGACCGCGTTCAAGGCGGGCTCGCCGCCGGACGTGGCGGTGCTTCTGTCCACCGACCTGTTCACGCTGAAAGATATGGGCGCCATCGTCCCGGTGGACGATCTCGCCAGCCAGGCGGGCGCCACCGACTGGCTGCAGAGTTTCTATCCGGCGTTCATGAAGAATTCCCAGGCGGATGGCAAGACCTGGTCCATTCCATTCCAGCGCAGCACACTCGTGTTGTATTACAACAAGGACCTGTTCCAGAAGGCGGGCATCTCCCAACCACCGCAGACGTGGGACGAGCTGGTCGCCGACGCCCAGAAGCTCACGAAGCCGGACGGCAGCCAGTGGGGCCTGGAGATTCCGACCAGCGGTCTGACCTATTGGGAGTTCCAACCGTTTGCGATTGAGAACGGCAAGAATGTCGTGGGCGATGCGGCGAACAAGGTGTACTTCGACGATCCGAAGGTCGTCGAGGCGCTGCAATTCTTCGTGGATCTGCCGAACAAGTACAAGGTGGAGCCGAAGGGGCTGATCAACTGGGCGACGGCGCCGACCGACTTCACCACCGGCAAGGCGGCGATGATCTACCATTCGTCGGGCAGCCTCGCGAACATCCTGCAGCAGGCCAAGTTTAACGTCGGCGTAGCCTTCTTGCCGAAGAAGGAGCAGTTCGGGACGCCGACGGGCGGCGGCAACCTGTACATCTTTAAGACCACGCCGGAGAAGGAGAAGGCGGCGTTGACCTTTGCGCAGTGGCTGACCTCGCCGGACAACGCCGCGAAGTGGTCGATGGAGACCGGATACATCGCCGTGACGCCGAAGGCGTACGACACGCAGGCGATGAAGGACTATCTGGCCAAGACGCCACAGGGCGCGGTGGCTCGGGATCAGCTTCAGTACGCCGACAAAGAGCTGGCGACGCACGAGGGCCAGCAGGTCCAGCAGATTCTGTCGACCGCCTGCCAGGAGGCCCTGACCGGCAAGAAGACGCCGGAACAGGCTTTGAAGGACGCGCAGCAGAAGGCCGACCAACTCTTGTCCAAGTATTCCAGCTGA
- a CDS encoding transcription repressor NadR has protein sequence MAVRERGERQQVLLEALRASREPIPGAQLAALCGVTRQVVVHDIALLRAAGEPILSTPRGYWLRPGEPARRSFVLSVCHPPELTETELYTMVDHGLHVVDVVVEHPVYGELRGALHLSSRRDVALFLQRVAETKALLLSSLTEGFHLHTVECRDEGQLHEAVAALRAAGIQVLEGDIAL, from the coding sequence GTGGCGGTGAGGGAGCGCGGGGAACGTCAACAGGTGCTGCTCGAAGCGCTTCGGGCCAGCCGCGAGCCCATCCCGGGGGCGCAGTTGGCTGCCCTGTGCGGGGTGACGCGGCAGGTGGTCGTGCATGACATCGCGCTCCTGCGCGCCGCCGGCGAGCCCATCCTGTCGACGCCGCGCGGATACTGGCTGCGCCCCGGGGAACCGGCGCGCCGTTCCTTCGTGCTCTCCGTGTGCCATCCGCCGGAGCTGACGGAGACGGAGCTGTACACCATGGTCGATCACGGCCTTCACGTGGTGGACGTGGTGGTAGAGCACCCGGTCTACGGGGAGCTGCGGGGCGCCTTGCATCTTTCTTCCCGGCGGGACGTTGCCCTGTTCCTGCAGCGCGTCGCGGAGACCAAGGCGCTCCTGCTGTCGTCGCTGACCGAAGGGTTTCACCTGCACACGGTGGAGTGCCGGGACGAAGGCCAATTGCACGAAGCAGTGGCCGCTTTGCGGGCCGCCGGGATCCAAGTGTTGGAGGGAGACATCGCACTTTGA
- a CDS encoding carbohydrate ABC transporter permease, with amino-acid sequence MASAVADPAVPASTPSGRRRWIRLQPYLMLLPSAAFLAVFTLWPMLKAAAGSLFYNDSAHPQPEFAGFAIYQSLWVDPEFRQVLANTGWFILGTVPLSLVLGRLFALLVNQPGVLSPVLRAAFFHPVVLPMVSAASIWLFLYTPQYGLIDQALAGFGLGQVNWLGQPGTAMWAVILTMIWKQVGFYMIFYLAGLQNLPADVYEAADLDGAGAVRKFFSLTLPLLMPTTLFVTTIAIVNAFQTVDHLYIMTQGGPNNSTATLLYYVYQQAFTFNDFGKASALSAILIVLLILCALLQNWVDRRVHYQ; translated from the coding sequence ATGGCTTCTGCCGTTGCCGATCCCGCTGTGCCGGCTTCCACCCCCTCCGGACGCCGGAGGTGGATCCGGCTGCAGCCGTACCTGATGTTATTGCCTTCGGCCGCCTTCCTGGCCGTATTCACGCTCTGGCCGATGTTGAAGGCGGCGGCTGGCAGCCTGTTTTACAACGACAGCGCTCATCCACAGCCGGAGTTCGCCGGCTTCGCCATCTACCAGAGTCTGTGGGTGGATCCGGAGTTTCGCCAGGTGCTCGCCAACACCGGGTGGTTCATCCTCGGGACCGTGCCACTCAGCCTGGTGCTGGGCCGGTTGTTCGCGCTGCTCGTCAACCAACCAGGGGTCTTGTCCCCGGTGCTGCGGGCCGCGTTCTTTCACCCCGTCGTTCTGCCCATGGTCAGCGCGGCCTCCATCTGGCTGTTTCTCTATACGCCGCAGTACGGGCTCATCGACCAGGCGCTCGCCGGATTTGGGCTCGGCCAGGTGAACTGGCTCGGACAGCCGGGCACGGCCATGTGGGCGGTCATCCTCACGATGATCTGGAAGCAGGTCGGATTCTACATGATTTTCTATCTCGCCGGCCTTCAGAATCTCCCGGCCGACGTGTACGAGGCGGCCGATCTCGACGGTGCCGGCGCCGTCCGCAAGTTCTTCAGCCTGACCCTGCCGCTGTTGATGCCAACGACCCTGTTCGTGACGACCATCGCCATCGTCAACGCATTTCAGACGGTGGATCACCTGTACATCATGACGCAGGGCGGGCCGAACAACAGCACGGCAACCCTGTTGTACTACGTGTACCAACAGGCCTTCACCTTCAACGACTTCGGTAAAGCCTCAGCGCTCTCGGCTATCTTGATTGTCCTGTTGATCCTTTGTGCGCTGCTCCAGAATTGGGTGGACCGGCGCGTACACTATCAGTAA